In a single window of the Papaver somniferum cultivar HN1 chromosome 8, ASM357369v1, whole genome shotgun sequence genome:
- the LOC113303548 gene encoding coiled-coil domain-containing protein 93-like, translated as MVIQTQVKSVLNEIEEEEQRVQQLEEELNHVQKSTEMLRASLNEQIQKKATIENGMQRLQEKINEEDGNIDVVQRVKVLLESVEALEKQEGELRTSCEQKHSNLQAEVNELERISNSEEINSHSGDLQSFRDLGENWQSAKELAAKLRAVLSLKRRLDDQPSPSELIQYERRFSELYVQIQEKHQQTRQYYATYNALLEIKELVQKETSLLNSISSQFQDAMTSTAGRAKLIGSMEAVLQGTQQKLGKVQLGLQEEQRKCDVFKEEYAASVVEQRRCSSILKAFQEECTKNEKLRRQTSA; from the exons ATGGTCATACAAACACAG GTGAAGTCTGTTTTAAATGAGATTGAAGAGGAGGAGCAAAGGGTCCAGCAGCTGGAGGAGGAGTTAAATCATGTGCAAAAATCAACGGAGATGTTGCGTGCGAGTTTGAATGAACAG ATTCAAAAGAAGGCTACTATTGAGAATGGGATGCAACGTCTGCAGGAAAAGATCAATGAAGAAGATGGTAATATTGATGTAGTGCAGAGGGTGAAAGTGCTACTGGAATCTGTGGAG GCTCTTGAAAAGCAAGAAGGCGAACTCAGGACTTCTTGCGAACAAAAGCATTCCAATTTGCAAGCCGAGGTCAATGAATTGGAAAGGATATCCAACAGTGAGGAAATCAATAGCCACTCTGGTGATCTCCAATCCTTCCGTGATCTAGGAGAAAACTGGCAATCTGCAAAG GAATTGGCTGCTAAACTAAGGGCTGTACTATCATTGAAGCGACGCCTTGATGATCAGCCATCCCCATCAGAACTAATTCA GTATGAACGAAGGTTTTCGGAATTGTATGTTCAAATACAG GAAAAGCATCAACAAACTCGTCAATATTATGCTACTTATAACGCTCTTTTGGAGATAAAGGAATTAGTACAGAAGGAAACATCCTTATTAAACTCCATAAGTTCACAG TTTCAAGATGCGATGACCAGTACAGCAGGTCGTGCAAAACTTATTGGCTCCATGGAGGCAGTGTTACAGGGAACCCAACAG AAGCTAGGAAAGGTGCAGCTTGGTCTGCAAGAAGAACAGAGAAAATGTGATGTCTTCAAGGAGGAGTATGCTGCATCAGTAGTGGAGCAAAGGCGATGTTCTTCCATTTTGAAGGCTTTCCAG GAGGAATGCACAAAGAACGAGAAACTTCGGAGGCAAACTTCTGCATAG
- the LOC113303547 gene encoding gibberellin 3-beta-dioxygenase 1-like, with protein sequence MPARLSEAFINHPVHLNQNHIDFNSAKEVPDSYTWPPIHDDSSPADYGYDVESSVPVIDLSDPISSVKGQISHACESWGVFQITNHGVPMDLLEKVQTEGKRLFSLPLQQKLKAARSPDGISGYGVARISSFFPKLMWSEGFTIAGSAVDHARKLWPQDYINFCEVMEEYEKEMKLLAGRLMWLMLGSLGINKEDLQWAGPEGKFKDSCGALQLNSYPACPDPDRAMGLAAHTDSTLLTVLYQNSTSGLQVTRDGGKWITVPPIRGALVVNIGDLLHILSNGRYPSVLHRAVVNRKCHRLSVAYLYGPPMHVQISPLSKLVNLNNPPLYRSVTWSEYLGTKAKHFNKALSSVRLCAPLNGIIDVKDHNRVKVG encoded by the exons ATGCCTGCAAGACTTTCAGAGGCTTTCATAAACCATCCGGTTCATCTTAATCAAAACCACATCGATTTTAATTCAGCAAAAGAAGTACCAGACTCTTATACCTGGCCACCTATCCATGATGATTCATCGCCTGCAGATTATGGCTATGACGTTGAATCCTCGGTTCCAGTTATCGATCTTTCAGACCCAATCAGCTCGGTGAAAGGGCAGATTAGCCATGCATGTGAATCATGGGGGGTGTTTCAAATTACTAATCATGGAGTTCCAATGGACCTGTTAGAAAAGGTTCAAACTGAAGGGAAAAGGCTGTTCTCTCTTCCTCTTCAACAAAAACTCAAAGCTGCTCGTTCCCCTGATGGTATTTCAGGCTATGGTGTTGCTAGAATATCATCTTTCTTCCCCAAGCTTATGTGGTCTGAAGGGTTCACCATCGCTGGCTCTGCGGTTGACCATGCTCGTAAACTTTGGCCTCAAGATTATATCAACTTCTG TGAAGTAATGGAAGAAtatgagaaagagatgaaattgctTGCTGGGAGACTCATGTGGTTAATGCTTGGCTCATTAGGCATAAACAAGGAGGATCTGCAATGGGCAGGGCCAGAAGGCAAATTCAAAGACTCATGTGGTGCCTTACAGTTGAACTCCTACCCAGCCTGCCCCGACCCTGACAGAGCCATGGGATTAGCAGCTCACACTGACTCAACCCTTCTTACTGTTCTCTACCAAAATAGTACGAGTGGTCTACAAGTTACAAGAGATGGTGGAAAATGGATTACTGTACCTCCAATCAGAGGTGCATTAGTTGTTAATATCGGAGATCTCCTTCACATTCTTTCAAACGGCCGATACCCAAGTGTTCTTCATCGTGCTGTTGTTAACCGTAAATGCCATCGCCTGTCCGTTGCTTACCTTTATGGCCCACCCATGCATGTTCAAATTTCACCTCTTTCCAAACTAGTAAACCTTAATAACCCACCTCTATACCGTTCAGTTACTTGGAGCGAGTACCTTGGCACAAAGGCAAAGCATTTCAATAAGGCTCTCTCTTCTGTTCGTCTCTGTGCGCCTCTGAATGGAATCATCGACGTAAAGGATCACAATAGGGTGAAAGTCGGCTAG